The following are encoded in a window of Ogataea parapolymorpha DL-1 chromosome VII, whole genome shotgun sequence genomic DNA:
- a CDS encoding Flavin-linked sulfhydryl oxidase localized to the endoplasmic reticulum lumen, which yields MNISRLLRSYKKSPGVVFGTVVILVILVIAVANNSFSESHLDAPVPISQKTQPVEVKDTVPFMPKMANETLKAELGNASWKLFHTILARYPETPTPEQKQHLADYIRSFALVYPCGDCARHFAVFLEKYPPQLSSRKTAALWGCHIHNQVNLRLHKQEYDCSTILEDYDCGCGQDEAEELQEKDTKEHLASIKLESKEQMVGG from the coding sequence ATGAATATCTCACGACTTTTGCGGTCTTACAAAAAATCTCCAGGCGTGGTTTTCGGCACCGTGGTGATCTTGGTGATACTAGTTATTGCAGTTGCCAATAACTCCTTCTCGGAAAGCCACCTCGATGCCCCTGTGCCAATCTCGCAGAAGACACAGCCGGTCGAGGTCAAAGACACGGTGCCATTCATGCCTAAAATGGCCAACGAAACGCTCAAAGCAGAGCTAGGAAACGCGTCCTGGAAGTTATTCCACACCATCCTGGCCAGATATCCAGAGACGCCAACGCccgagcagaaacagcatCTCGCGGATTATATTCGCTCGTTTGCCCTTGTGTACCCTTGTGGAGACTGTGCCCGCCACTTTGCTGTGttcttggaaaaataccCTCCACAGCTGAGCTCGCGAAAAACCGCTGCGTTGTGGGGCTGCCACATCCATAACCAGGTAAATTTGAGACTTCACAAGCAGGAATACGACTGCTCCACCATTCTAGAGGACTACGACTGCGGTTGCGGCCAGGACGAAGCCGAGGAGCTCCAGGAGAAGGACACTAAAGAGCATCTTGCAAGTATCAAGCTGGAGTCGAAGGAGCAGATGGTGGGGGGTTGA